The proteins below are encoded in one region of Belonocnema kinseyi isolate 2016_QV_RU_SX_M_011 chromosome 1, B_treatae_v1, whole genome shotgun sequence:
- the LOC117179150 gene encoding uncharacterized protein LOC117179150 — translation MQSAEKILSLKWSSFPSQLAVSMDTCYEKQQFVDVSLVCKDGTILKCHKMVLANASTFFCRLLVANDHPHPMIILHDIDADDLKTIVNFMYCGEIQVVQSEVRRLLRIASILEVTGLVQMQTSETGSPDLENRTFENAKVDQQRSHKNGPEINSGFNKVVPAPRFDSSSTRFDSTGPRFDTGAPRLDSAGPRFDSSGPRFESPGPRFDNNVRFDPNGARFDNSSARFDPNGPRFENNNPRLDPSGRFDINQRFDFNPIRYDSNASNQHRFDSGGFRFDSNTGRFPLNAIRFPRRENMLINQRRMEVFNRSQESRKEFIPGAEAIQTNRLRLAKAGIDIQEGNNKLINHTTTTTDRHQMSRPGTSKSPQAQPFGQKRRDSDPANPLSWTRVLNMLSRDNQLPVKKLCMMDEVEISPSRTLPTPIPSTSQFSPRASSSSMEPVELFIRDDNEFSFDSSAKPNI, via the exons atgCAGTCCGCGgaaaaaatattgagtttaaaGTGGAGCAGTTTTCCGTCCCAATTGGCGGTCTCAATGGACACATGTTACGAAAAACAACAGTTCGTTGACGTTTCTCTCGTTTGCAAGGACGGGACAATCCTCAAGTGTCACAAAATGGTCCTCGCGAACGCAAGTACATTTTTTTGTCGTCTGCTGGTTGCGAATGATCATCCACATCCGATGATAATTCTCCACGACATTGATGCCGATGATTTGAAAACAATCGTGAATTTCATGTATTGTGGTGAGATCCAAGTGGTGCAAAGTGAGGTTAGAAGACTTCTTAGAATCGCAAGTATTCTCGAGGTCACCGGACTCGTGCAAATGCAAACATCAGAAACCGGAAGTCCAGATTTGGAAAATCGAACTTTCGAAAACGCGAAAGTAGACCAGCAGAGAAGTCATAAAAACGGGCCGGAAATTAATTCAGGATTTAATAAAGTTGTCCCAGCTCCAAGATTTGATTCAAGTAGTACTAGGTTTGATTCTACTGGTCCTAGATTTGACACCGGTGCTCCTAGATTGGACTCTGCTGGTCCTAGATTTGACTCTAGTGGTCCTAGATTTGAATCCCCTGGTCCTAGGTTTGACAATAATGTTAGATTTGACCCGAATGGTGCTCGATTTGATAACAGTAGTGCTAGATTTGACCCCAATGGTCCTAGATTTGAAAATAACAATCCTAGACTTGATCCTAGTGGGAGATTTGACATAAATCAGAGATTTGATTTTAATCCGATCAGGTATGATTCGAATGCTTCGAATCAGCACAGATTTGATTCGGGCGGATTTCGATTTGATTCGAATACAGGGAGATTTCCACTCAATGCAATTAGATTTCCAAGGCGGGAAAATATGCTCATTAATCAAAGGAGGATGGAGGTTTTTAATCGCTCACAGGAATCGAGGAAGGAATTTATTCCAGGGGCTGAAGCGATTCAGACGAATCGGCTACGATTGGCTAAAGCTGGAATCGACATTCAAGAaggcaataataaattaataaatcat ACGACAACtacgacagacagacaccaaa tgaGCCGACCGGGAACCAGTAAAAGTCCACAGGCCCAACCGTTTGGCCAAAAAAGAAGAGACTCCGATCCAGCAAATCCACTAAGTTGGACTCGAGTTCTGAATATGCTTTCCCGAGATAATCAGCTTCCAGTAAAAAAACTCTGCATGATGGATGAAGTCGAAATTTCTCCAAGCAGAACGCTTCCAACACCGATTCCATCAACGAGTCAATTTTCTCCCAGAGCTTCCAGCAGTTCCATGGAACCAGTCGAATTATTTATTAGAGACGACAATGAATTTTCCTTCGATTCAAGTGCGAAGCCAAACATCTGA
- the LOC117183140 gene encoding UPF0415 protein C7orf25 homolog: MDDKEELIKCLEEKINMGKKAVERLNNMDKVEGAEKLVRKFMQEIRFLEKVRSTGALKKEHLQSTNLIHLNAILDYLLAAKDPIHVLKPFKHKNSRLEVDIVSKGGSQWIKVIARNARALTLISKGNGEYGQKSVIDQANSYLQCAINHPHMYRPPEIVFHFAYGIEIPLAEKLENKGIVVGGEKMPGMDSFDEDLNGSETDDDSLTDGLFRPETSNIPELNRIDPEINLLNLDVSTLLAYVTNMTNGQAHFVYKEPLLTTQAEWERSRPVKPVLDQLFADKELLVCKTAYENFMNIIDVIGGPNEIIRAEELMKRARIVDDVPRGRIIERLNLGGKIKDRSRVVFATGENLESITVTANEGFVRAARMQGIECMVFIHEPRSLSELKEKNATRL, encoded by the exons ATGGATGATAAAGAGGAGTTAATAAAATgtctagaagaaaaaataaatatgggtAAAAAAGCAGTGGAGAGGTTAAATAACATGGATAAAGTTGAGGGAGCTGAAAAACTCGTTAGAAAGTTTATGCAAGAGATTCGATTTTTAGAAAAG GTACGCTCTACAGGAGCCTTAAAGAAAGAACATCTACAAAGTACGAATCTCATCCACCTCAATGCAATCCTAGACTATCTGCTAGCAGCCAAAGATCCAATCCACGTTCTGAAGCCCTTCAAGCACAAAAATTCTAGGCTCGAGGTGGACATCGTCTCCAAAGGTGGTTCGCAGTGGATCAAAGTCATCGCCAGGAATGCGAGAGCTCTTACTCTAATTTCAAAAGGAAACGGGGAATATGGTCAAAAATCGGTTATTGATCAAGCCAATAGTTATTTACAATGCGCTATCAATCATCCGCACATGTACAGACCGCCAGAAATTGTTTTCCATTTTGCTTACGGAATTGAAATCCCACTagctgaaaaattggaaaataaggGGATTGTAGTCGGAGGCGAAAAGATGCCTGGAATGGATTCCTTCGATGAAGATCTCAAcg GTTCAGAAACGGATGACGATTCCCTAACCGATGGCCTTTTTCGACCCGAAACCTCTAACATCCCCGAATTAAATCGAATAGATCCAGAAATAAACTTATTGAATCTCGATGTTTCAACCCTACTTGCTTATGTAACAAACATGACAAATGGCCAAGCTCATTTTGTTTACAAAGAACCGTTATTAACAACTCAAGCCGAATGGGAAAGAAGTCGACCTGTGAAACCAGTTCTGGATCAACTTTTTGCTGACAAGGAACTTCTTGTCTGCAAAACTGCTTATGAGAATTTCATGAATATAATCGATGTGATTGGTGGACCAAATGAAATTATAAGagcagaagaattaatgaaaaggGCCAGAATCGTTGATGATGTTCCTAGGGGAAGAATTATTGAGAGATTGAATCTTGGTGGGAAAATTAAAGACAGATCGAGAGTTGTTTTTGCGACTGGAGAAAATTTGGAGAGCATTACTGTCACTGCGAATGAAGGTTTCGTGAGAGCTGCACGGATGCAg ggaATTGAATGTATGGTTTTCATCCACGAGCCGAGGTCCTTATCCGAACTTAAGGAAAAAAATGCGACGAGATTATGa
- the LOC117183147 gene encoding tetratricopeptide repeat protein 12-like, with protein sequence MGENFGSELTLNEKEKALESILPDKNVTEEEFQNFMYRVTEVEKIVKKLASSNLKEQDQGMALADEILDGKIEKQITEDGEIRIKANRTLVNPRLKEPDDPEKMSQEGFMKSVERDAKHRAEDRKARYERADTYKRIGNGAFKQGDYEKALTYFTKAIEYRKDSSVLWNNRALTYMQLKKFKKALNDCEWALKVNESNLKSLLNSAKCYEKLNNQEKRKQFIDLARERNPEFTNYINDFEKELTKSKNIVESNEKSKPDDQQAFSDC encoded by the exons atgggaGAGAATTTTGGAAGCGAGTTGACTTTGAATGAAAAGGAAAAGGCTTTGGAGAGTATTTTGCCGGATAAAAATGTCACGGAGgaggaattccaaaattttatgtACCGTGTGACTGAAGTCG aaaaaattgtaaaaaaactagCGTCGTCCAATCTGAAAGAACAAGATCAAGGAATGGCGCTAGCGGACGAAATTTTGGACGGCAAGATCGAAAAACAAATAACCGAAGATGGAGAAATCCGCATAAAAGCGAATCGAACTTTAGTAAATCCTCGTTTGAAGGAGCCTGACGATCCCGAAAAAATGTCTCAAG agGGCTTTATGAAGAGCGTGGAAAGGGACGCAAAGCATCGAGCAGAGGACAGGAAAGCAAGATACGAACGAGCAGATACTTATAAACGAATAGGAAACGGGGctttcaaacaaggagattatGAGAAAGCTTTAACTTATTTCACTAAAGCTATAGAATATCGAAAGGACTCTTCAGTTTTATGGAACAACAGGGCCTTGACTTAtatgcaactaaaaaaattcaaaaaagctcTGAATGATTGCGAGTGGGCTTTAAAAGTCAACGAATCTAATCTTAAGTCATTGTTGAATAGTGCGAAGTGTTACGAGAAGCTCAACAATCAAGAAAAAAGGAAGCAATTTATTGATCTGGCTAGAGAAAGAAATCCAGAGTTTACTAATTACATAAACG ATTTCGAGAAAGAACTTACAAAATCGAAAAACATAGTGGAATCAAATGAGAAATCAAAACCAGACGATCAACAAGCTTTCAGCGACTGCTAA